One Actinomadura viridis genomic region harbors:
- a CDS encoding cytochrome c biogenesis CcdA family protein translates to MSVGYLAAFLGGLLTLVSPCSALLLPAFFAYSFTGRTRLVGRTVIFYLGLCLTLVPLGAAGAVAGRLLNGHRELLIGVGGWTIIALGAAQILGLGFGSSRLRRLAGRRGDAGSALSVGLLGAVYGLSGFCAGPLLGGVLTVSAVGGDPVYGAALLAVYALGMAVPLFVLALLWDRFDLGHRRWLRGRPITLGRFGTHSTSLAGGVFFIVLGATFLIFDGAAALPGLLDPDAEFAAEEWALGLSGAVPDAWILGGAAIAAAATGAVLLLRGLRASRGAPAGGARAEASTPETSPRDHRRESTTADR, encoded by the coding sequence GTGAGCGTCGGATACCTGGCGGCGTTCCTCGGCGGGCTCCTCACCCTGGTCAGCCCGTGCAGCGCCCTCCTGCTCCCGGCGTTCTTCGCCTACTCCTTCACCGGCCGCACCCGCCTGGTGGGCCGCACGGTGATCTTCTACCTGGGCCTGTGCCTGACCCTGGTGCCGCTGGGAGCGGCGGGAGCGGTCGCCGGCCGCCTGCTCAACGGGCATCGCGAACTGCTGATCGGCGTCGGCGGGTGGACCATCATCGCCCTCGGCGCCGCCCAGATCCTCGGCCTCGGGTTCGGCTCGTCGCGCCTGCGGCGGCTCGCCGGACGCAGGGGCGACGCCGGTTCCGCCCTGTCGGTGGGGCTGCTCGGCGCCGTCTACGGGCTGTCGGGCTTCTGCGCCGGTCCCCTGCTGGGCGGCGTCCTCACCGTCTCCGCGGTCGGCGGCGATCCCGTGTACGGGGCGGCGCTCCTGGCGGTGTACGCGCTGGGCATGGCGGTTCCGCTGTTCGTCCTGGCGCTGCTGTGGGATCGCTTCGACCTCGGCCACCGCAGGTGGCTGCGTGGCCGGCCGATCACCCTGGGACGGTTCGGCACGCACTCCACCTCGCTGGCCGGAGGGGTCTTCTTCATCGTCCTCGGGGCGACGTTCCTGATCTTCGACGGCGCCGCCGCCCTGCCCGGCCTGCTCGATCCCGACGCCGAGTTCGCGGCCGAGGAATGGGCCCTGGGCCTGAGCGGAGCCGTGCCGGACGCCTGGATCCTCGGCGGGGCGGCGATCGCCGCCGCGGCGACCGGGGCGGTCCTGCTGCTGCGCGGCCTGCGGGCCTCGCGCGGTGCTCCGGCAGGCGGCGCCCGCGCCGAGGCGTCGACACCGGAGACGAGCCCCCGCGACCACCGGAGGGAGAGCACGACCGCAGATCGCTGA
- a CDS encoding DsbA family protein, which translates to MSTDRKAPSGRIVIAAAVLLTTALVLAVLATAGGGGEAPRRATGTAPATAPPSPSGGSGGPGEPRREDGDPYALGRVDAPVVMIEYSDFQCPFCGRFARETKPRLVREYVDRGVLRIEWRDLPVLGPESRAAAQAGRAAAMQGRFWQFHDRLYAEPRRRNSGAFADRHLVAWAREAGVPDLDRFRRDMASPKARDAVQTDLDEGYGIGAVSTPAFLINGEPLLGAQPFEVFAGAIEKARGR; encoded by the coding sequence ATGTCCACTGACCGCAAGGCGCCTTCAGGCCGCATCGTCATCGCCGCCGCCGTCCTCCTCACCACCGCGCTGGTGCTCGCCGTCCTCGCCACCGCCGGAGGGGGTGGTGAGGCTCCCCGCCGCGCCACCGGGACCGCCCCGGCGACGGCCCCGCCCTCTCCCTCGGGCGGGTCCGGCGGGCCGGGCGAGCCACGGCGCGAGGACGGCGACCCGTACGCGCTCGGCCGGGTCGACGCCCCCGTCGTGATGATCGAGTACTCCGACTTCCAGTGCCCGTTCTGCGGACGCTTCGCGCGCGAGACCAAGCCGAGGCTCGTCCGGGAGTACGTCGACCGCGGTGTGCTGCGCATCGAATGGCGCGACCTGCCCGTCCTCGGCCCCGAATCCCGGGCCGCCGCCCAGGCCGGCCGCGCGGCGGCCATGCAGGGGAGGTTCTGGCAGTTCCACGACCGGCTGTACGCCGAGCCGCGCCGCCGCAACTCCGGCGCCTTCGCCGACCGGCACCTGGTGGCGTGGGCCCGCGAGGCCGGCGTCCCCGATCTCGACCGCTTCCGCCGGGACATGGCGAGTCCGAAGGCTCGCGATGCCGTGCAAACCGACCTGGACGAGGGGTACGGGATCGGCGCCGTCAGCACCCCGGCGTTCCTCATCAACGGTGAGCCCCTCCTGGGCGCCCAGCCGTTCGAGGTGTTCGCCGGCGCCATCGAGAAGGCGCGCGGACGGTGA
- a CDS encoding sulfite exporter TauE/SafE family protein, with amino-acid sequence MITALVLGAAIGVLLGLLGGGGSILAVPALVYGAGLPLSSAIPASLLVVGISSATAVLPRIRARQLQWRVAAVFGGAGAVAAFAGTALNRLLPPRVVLLGFAVLMVAAGWRMLADRAAEGGVCALPGGGVNWRSCLPRSVLTGAAVGVLTGLFGVGGGFLIIPALVLSLGLPMNTAVGTSLIIIVVNSAAGFAAHAGDAELDYAVVAAFALAAVAGSLTAGRLAGRLDSRRLSRWFAYLVFAVAAFVAAQALLNPAALTG; translated from the coding sequence ATGATCACCGCGCTCGTGCTCGGCGCCGCCATCGGCGTACTGCTGGGGCTGCTGGGCGGCGGCGGCTCGATCCTGGCCGTCCCCGCGCTGGTCTACGGGGCGGGGCTGCCGCTGTCCTCGGCGATACCCGCCTCACTTCTGGTGGTGGGCATCTCGTCGGCGACCGCCGTGCTGCCGCGCATCCGCGCGCGGCAGCTCCAGTGGCGCGTCGCCGCGGTCTTCGGCGGCGCCGGCGCGGTCGCCGCGTTCGCGGGCACGGCGCTCAACCGGCTGCTGCCCCCGCGCGTGGTCCTGCTCGGCTTCGCCGTCCTCATGGTGGCGGCCGGCTGGCGGATGCTGGCCGACCGGGCCGCCGAGGGCGGCGTCTGCGCCCTGCCCGGCGGCGGCGTCAACTGGCGCAGCTGCCTGCCCAGGTCCGTCCTCACGGGGGCGGCGGTCGGCGTCCTCACCGGCCTGTTCGGCGTGGGCGGCGGCTTCCTCATCATTCCCGCGCTCGTTCTCAGCCTCGGCCTGCCCATGAACACCGCGGTGGGCACCTCACTGATCATCATCGTGGTCAACTCGGCGGCCGGATTCGCCGCCCACGCCGGGGACGCCGAACTGGACTACGCCGTCGTCGCGGCGTTCGCCCTGGCCGCGGTGGCGGGATCGCTGACCGCCGGGCGCCTGGCCGGCCGGCTGGACTCCCGGCGGCTGAGCCGCTGGTTCGCCTACCTCGTGTTCGCCGTCGCCGCCTTCGTCGCGGCCCAGGCCCTGCTCAACCCCGCCGCCCTGACCGGCTGA
- a CDS encoding sensor histidine kinase, translating into MSATASPVRRRLARLFRALTAALGRTVAGIPAKRGVPAPSGHEPSGHEPGGQEPPAQEPAGQEPGPIAVTFDTAADPIDDERRALISDVAHELRTPLTNVRFHLEAALDGVVPLDPALIRLLIDESAVLERLVADLEDLGHPGSGLPPIRPEERDAAELAAQAVAAHSAQAEASGVDLSLTVTEPVTVHADATRLRQALGNLVSNALRHTPAGGSVAVTVRRSGDAAVFTVADTGPGIAAEHVPRIFDRFYRAAPSGGRAPTGSGLGLAITKRLVEAHHGRLDVASTPGEGATFTIRVPREGPGARFGGCPPDPGMISLGT; encoded by the coding sequence GTGAGCGCCACCGCGTCGCCGGTCCGGCGCCGCCTCGCCCGCCTGTTCCGCGCGCTCACCGCCGCCCTCGGACGGACGGTGGCCGGCATCCCCGCGAAGAGAGGCGTCCCCGCGCCCAGTGGTCACGAGCCCAGTGGTCACGAGCCCGGCGGTCAGGAACCCCCTGCTCAGGAGCCCGCTGGTCAGGAACCCGGCCCGATCGCCGTCACCTTCGACACGGCGGCCGACCCGATCGACGACGAACGCAGGGCACTGATCAGCGACGTCGCCCACGAACTGCGCACCCCGCTGACGAACGTCCGGTTCCACCTCGAAGCCGCTCTGGACGGCGTGGTCCCGCTCGACCCCGCCCTGATCCGCCTGCTGATCGACGAGTCCGCCGTGCTGGAGCGGCTCGTCGCCGATCTGGAGGACCTCGGCCACCCCGGCTCCGGCCTGCCGCCGATCCGCCCGGAGGAACGGGACGCGGCCGAACTCGCCGCGCAGGCGGTGGCGGCGCACAGCGCCCAGGCCGAGGCGTCCGGCGTGGACCTGAGCCTCACCGTCACCGAGCCCGTCACCGTCCACGCCGACGCCACCCGGCTACGCCAGGCGCTGGGCAACCTGGTGTCCAACGCGCTGCGGCACACCCCGGCCGGCGGAAGCGTGGCGGTCACGGTACGCCGGTCCGGGGACGCCGCGGTGTTCACGGTGGCCGACACGGGCCCGGGCATCGCCGCCGAACACGTGCCGCGCATCTTCGACCGCTTCTACCGCGCCGCCCCCTCCGGCGGCCGGGCTCCCACGGGCAGCGGCCTCGGGCTCGCCATCACCAAGCGCCTCGTCGAGGCGCACCACGGCCGCCTCGACGTCGCCAGCACCCCCGGCGAGGGCGCGACCTTCACGATCCGGGTCCCGCGCGAAGGACCCGGCGCGCGCTTCGGCGGCTGCCCGCCGGACCCGGGGATGATCAGCCTGGGCACGTGA
- a CDS encoding AAA family ATPase — MATAPNLVVAGHQGVARKLRESGRFPAVFDAASATELRDLSKSGRVVPPMAFMFAPGFVEDLPGAGVAVLANGLAGSGFTVLVHNHFAERGDVFDPKVLVTARQLKLADLLEIFGVADPAPQPSPAPTPPPQPAPPSAPPSAPQPFPQSAASPAPPPAPQPAPQPAPPPAPRATSHPAPAPRPQPVPSPNGANGANGAARPNGWGTPPQGPPAPQGPPAPLPPNDSAGSNGSNGTSGSDGWNILPVAPPAPPPNGSNGVNTVNTVNAVNGVNGVNGWNARPAASPAPQAGPAQPPPAVNGQVIAVASAKGGVGKTSTTVNLSIYAARVLQAAGRDGSVVVVDTNFQQADVARYLNLKSPTILDLFQAPGALTPEAIRRHLAYLPEMGLHALLGPPDAVSADPALINSGLYRRILTVLRQAFDLVFIDTPVAELYHMTFTDLILPEADTILVPVEPNRVTLEAARSWLKAITMPQHSRGGGVDPEKLSLILNRARTDVECGPDEVMDLLPGWRFVGMIPEDQEWTQAVNTYRLAGLRPPPDLEETFRGILQVATGDPVFGTAAPAPAPPSRWKRLLGLNPQ, encoded by the coding sequence ATGGCTACTGCGCCGAACCTCGTCGTGGCGGGGCACCAGGGCGTCGCGCGGAAGCTGCGGGAGAGCGGGAGGTTCCCCGCGGTGTTCGACGCCGCGTCCGCGACGGAACTCCGCGACCTGTCCAAGAGCGGCCGGGTCGTCCCTCCGATGGCGTTCATGTTCGCTCCCGGATTCGTCGAGGACCTCCCGGGCGCCGGGGTGGCGGTGCTGGCCAACGGACTGGCCGGGAGCGGATTCACCGTGCTGGTCCACAACCACTTCGCCGAGCGTGGTGACGTCTTCGATCCGAAGGTCCTGGTCACGGCCCGGCAGCTCAAGCTGGCGGACCTGCTGGAGATCTTCGGCGTCGCCGACCCGGCCCCCCAGCCGTCACCCGCGCCGACCCCACCCCCGCAACCGGCCCCTCCCTCGGCCCCTCCCTCGGCCCCTCAGCCGTTCCCCCAGTCGGCTGCGTCTCCGGCCCCGCCTCCGGCTCCCCAGCCGGCCCCCCAGCCGGCCCCGCCTCCGGCTCCCCGCGCGACGTCCCACCCGGCGCCCGCACCGCGTCCCCAGCCCGTTCCGTCCCCGAACGGAGCGAACGGAGCGAACGGAGCAGCCAGGCCCAACGGCTGGGGCACCCCGCCGCAGGGGCCTCCCGCTCCGCAGGGACCTCCCGCTCCGCTGCCCCCCAACGACTCCGCCGGGTCCAACGGCTCCAACGGAACCAGCGGCTCCGACGGCTGGAACATCCTGCCGGTGGCGCCCCCTGCTCCGCCCCCCAACGGCTCCAACGGGGTCAACACGGTCAACACGGTCAACGCGGTCAATGGGGTCAACGGGGTCAACGGGTGGAACGCTCGTCCGGCGGCGTCCCCCGCTCCGCAGGCCGGTCCCGCCCAGCCCCCACCCGCGGTGAACGGGCAGGTCATCGCCGTCGCCTCGGCGAAGGGCGGCGTGGGCAAGACCAGCACGACCGTGAATCTGTCGATCTACGCGGCGCGGGTCCTGCAGGCGGCCGGCCGGGACGGGTCGGTGGTGGTGGTGGACACCAACTTCCAGCAGGCCGACGTCGCCCGGTACCTGAACCTGAAGTCGCCGACGATCCTGGACCTGTTCCAGGCGCCCGGGGCGCTCACGCCGGAGGCGATCCGCCGCCATCTCGCGTACCTCCCGGAGATGGGGCTGCACGCCCTGCTCGGCCCGCCGGACGCGGTCAGCGCCGACCCCGCGCTGATCAACTCGGGGTTGTACCGGCGGATCCTCACGGTGCTGCGGCAGGCGTTCGACCTGGTGTTCATCGACACGCCGGTCGCCGAGCTGTACCACATGACCTTCACCGACCTGATCCTGCCCGAGGCCGACACGATCCTGGTGCCCGTCGAGCCCAACCGGGTGACCCTGGAGGCCGCGCGCTCCTGGCTGAAAGCGATCACCATGCCGCAGCACTCCCGGGGCGGCGGCGTCGATCCGGAGAAGCTGTCACTGATCCTCAACCGGGCCCGCACCGACGTGGAGTGCGGCCCCGACGAGGTGATGGACCTGCTGCCCGGCTGGCGCTTCGTCGGGATGATCCCCGAGGACCAGGAGTGGACGCAGGCGGTGAACACCTACCGGCTGGCCGGGCTGCGCCCTCCTCCGGACCTGGAGGAGACGTTCCGCGGCATCCTGCAGGTCGCCACCGGGGATCCGGTGTTCGGAACCGCCGCGCCCGCACCGGCACCGCCGAGCCGCTGGAAGAGACTGCTCGGCCTGAACCCGCAGTGA
- a CDS encoding ATP-binding protein yields MANLRAAFERLTGTGRAGRSEVDTATMWTTPYAWRTADGIYVGHNGEVWMYRTMRLSPMKWEDPEEQLSLAAPLARLLTDLGGTSRQPLGGLATLSNNRDVHLVSITWDDLVTPPRENTEELRAYQAGAFGFLAPKRVLFVGLRLRSSLLNKVSEAEKDARRGLSMFKAVTELVRESVAEDIPDLATYQRDIEHITSIFERAGAEMPTRQEFDQLESWYNLGRGPDAVIEELPTRLSIPGTGDLEMAAVMRFDQPVMPSPYAQWALDAISHPGDAPHVISIRAELEPPNLTRARARRAQRRIMANMEEERKTQDLEKVELSQTFQQAKEVEDYLAGSNQPMLANCSLIMAREVTDATQTYLEFLAQNYGIQMKALEHRQIQALEETLPCSSVRVNPFLQDVNVPMVSHAGLQSFSDLGDDAGVFGGLIDPDGTPFFVDPLGAPRKNLPPVFGIFGDPGSGKTFFAQSVATQSALNGLPVIFVNPKGGDSLYGMVDYVQSLGIPAGRVSMSALEETPGAFDPFRYAPPPIAAEIANVHILSALDDSRDGLTLSERLALGSGLKRGALNGARCVWDALKYVPGEDADRVRGLVEQQMEASTIFSLGVALRPLPRLDVTQRLTLVDFDRDLGLPEGKTPSEYSVSERIALAAVRLVIRASLEILIANRSGVLIVDEAWTFLSQAEGLASLQRISREGRSLNILPVFLTQRIADVVTKDLESYLSRVLVLKLNEKKEAETALSLCGLQPTPERLAEIREFGPLPAENDRPARWARGIFRDLSGRHAQVVLGPTPPDAAEAYSTNPEDRRRREERRAQRERAERAEHEAAVAAAESREETDPWLVD; encoded by the coding sequence ATGGCCAACCTGAGGGCCGCGTTCGAGCGACTCACCGGCACCGGCCGCGCGGGGCGTTCCGAGGTCGACACCGCCACCATGTGGACGACCCCCTACGCGTGGCGGACCGCCGATGGGATCTACGTCGGCCACAACGGCGAGGTGTGGATGTACCGCACCATGCGCCTTTCGCCGATGAAGTGGGAGGATCCCGAGGAACAGCTGTCACTCGCCGCGCCGCTCGCCCGGCTCCTCACCGACCTGGGCGGGACGTCCCGGCAGCCCCTCGGGGGCCTGGCGACCCTGTCCAACAACCGGGACGTCCACCTGGTCTCGATCACCTGGGACGATCTCGTCACGCCGCCGCGGGAGAACACCGAGGAGCTGCGCGCCTACCAGGCCGGCGCCTTCGGGTTCCTGGCGCCCAAGCGCGTCCTGTTCGTCGGCCTGCGGCTGCGCTCGTCGCTGCTGAACAAGGTGTCCGAGGCCGAGAAGGACGCCAGGCGCGGCCTGTCGATGTTCAAGGCGGTCACGGAGCTGGTGAGGGAGTCCGTGGCCGAGGACATCCCCGATCTGGCCACGTACCAGAGGGACATCGAGCACATCACGTCGATCTTCGAACGGGCCGGTGCGGAGATGCCGACCCGGCAGGAGTTCGACCAGCTGGAGTCCTGGTACAACCTCGGGCGCGGCCCGGACGCGGTGATCGAGGAACTGCCCACCCGGCTCTCCATCCCCGGCACCGGGGATCTGGAGATGGCCGCCGTCATGCGCTTCGACCAGCCGGTCATGCCCTCCCCGTACGCCCAGTGGGCTCTGGACGCGATCAGCCATCCCGGGGACGCCCCGCACGTCATCTCGATCCGGGCCGAGCTGGAGCCGCCGAACCTGACGCGGGCGCGGGCCCGCCGGGCGCAGCGCCGGATCATGGCGAACATGGAGGAGGAGCGCAAGACCCAGGACCTGGAGAAGGTGGAGCTGTCCCAGACCTTCCAGCAGGCCAAGGAGGTCGAGGACTACCTCGCCGGCTCCAACCAGCCGATGCTGGCCAACTGCAGCCTCATCATGGCCCGGGAGGTGACCGACGCCACCCAGACGTACCTGGAGTTCCTCGCCCAGAACTACGGGATCCAGATGAAGGCCCTGGAGCACCGGCAGATCCAGGCGCTGGAGGAGACCCTGCCCTGCTCCTCGGTCCGGGTGAACCCGTTCCTCCAGGACGTCAACGTTCCGATGGTCTCGCACGCGGGACTCCAGTCGTTCTCCGACCTGGGCGACGACGCGGGCGTGTTCGGCGGGCTCATCGACCCGGACGGCACGCCCTTCTTCGTCGACCCGCTCGGCGCCCCGCGCAAGAACCTCCCACCGGTCTTCGGGATCTTCGGGGACCCCGGCAGCGGCAAGACGTTCTTCGCCCAGTCCGTCGCCACCCAGTCCGCCCTGAACGGCCTGCCGGTGATCTTCGTGAACCCCAAGGGCGGTGACTCGCTGTACGGGATGGTGGACTACGTCCAGAGCCTCGGGATCCCCGCCGGGCGGGTGTCCATGTCCGCGCTGGAGGAGACCCCCGGGGCCTTCGACCCGTTCCGGTACGCGCCGCCGCCCATCGCGGCCGAGATCGCCAACGTGCACATCCTGTCCGCGCTGGACGACTCCCGGGACGGGCTGACGCTGTCGGAGCGGCTGGCCCTGGGTTCGGGACTGAAGCGCGGCGCGCTCAACGGCGCGCGCTGCGTCTGGGACGCCCTGAAGTACGTCCCCGGTGAGGACGCGGACCGGGTGCGGGGGCTGGTGGAGCAGCAGATGGAGGCGTCCACCATCTTCTCCCTCGGCGTCGCGCTCAGGCCGCTGCCGCGCCTGGACGTGACGCAGCGGCTCACCCTGGTCGACTTCGACCGCGACCTCGGCCTGCCCGAGGGGAAGACGCCGAGCGAGTACTCGGTGTCGGAACGGATCGCGCTGGCCGCGGTGCGCCTGGTCATCCGGGCGTCGCTGGAGATCCTCATCGCCAACCGGTCCGGGGTTCTGATCGTGGACGAGGCGTGGACCTTCCTGTCGCAGGCCGAGGGGCTGGCGTCGCTGCAGCGCATCTCCCGGGAGGGCCGGTCGCTGAACATCCTGCCGGTGTTCCTCACCCAGCGGATCGCCGACGTGGTGACCAAGGACCTGGAGTCCTATCTCAGCCGCGTGCTGGTGCTGAAGCTGAACGAGAAGAAGGAGGCGGAGACGGCGCTGAGCCTGTGCGGCCTGCAGCCGACCCCCGAACGGCTCGCCGAGATCCGCGAGTTCGGCCCGCTGCCGGCGGAGAACGACCGGCCCGCCCGCTGGGCCCGCGGCATCTTCCGTGACCTGTCCGGCCGGCACGCCCAGGTCGTGCTCGGCCCCACACCCCCCGACGCCGCCGAGGCGTACAGCACCAACCCCGAGGACCGCCGCAGGCGCGAGGAACGGCGGGCGCAGCGCGAGCGGGCCGAGCGGGCCGAGCACGAGGCCGCGGTGGCCGCCGCCGAGTCGCGGGAGGAGACGGATCCATGGCTCGTCGACTGA